AGAAAGGACCAGAACCTTCTCTCCCCGGTGAACTGCTGGTACCTGCTGCTGAACCAGGTGGGCTTCCTGTCACGTCCCAGAAACCCTTTCATGGCAGGAAGTCGCTGATCTTCCTTCCCTTTCCCAGGTGAGGAGGGAGAGTAAGGACCACGCCACCCTCAGCGACCTCTACCTGAACAACGTCATCTCTCGCCTCACGCACATCAGCGACGACTCGGCCCGCCTGCTGAAGAGGGTGAGCGTGTTCGTGGTGGTCCGCCGTCGCTCGGCGCCGTCACCCAGCCTTTAGCATTTAGCACCGCGGCGATTGGTCCTCGGTtctaaacacaaaaaaacagtttttacaGCGATCGATCTAATAAATCCTGCTGTTTGCTAGCCTTAAATCACAGAAATGTGAATTAGCTGCGGGTTTGTTCACTTTTCCCGGCGTCTTTAAGTTCACTAAATTCTAATGAAACGTGAAGAGCCCGTTTCCCTGAGTTAAACGGGCTCTTCATCGCCTCCACCTGTCGCTGCTGCTTCATTAttaatcctcctcttcctcgtctttcGTTAATGGCAGCCAAAGTGCAGCGGCTGCCAGCAGCTCTAAACAGCAAGGCGCCGCCTCCCAGAGGCGTAGACTAGTCCCGCCTCTTCTCACCGTGTCTGGACTCCAGGAACCGGGACTTAAAGTGCTGACCCAGAACCTCATGCTAATGCGagatgtctcctcctcctcctcttgcagaGTAAGGAGATCCTCTTCCAGCTCCAGGAGGACCTCATGAAGCTTCTGAATGAGCTTTACACCGTAAGTCCAACACGCCGTCCGGCGCCGGCGGCGGCCAAGGGCTTAGAAGCACCCCAAAGGTTTCAGTTTTGGTccgtgttgtgttgtgttggccGACCGTTGCCTAGGTGATGAAGACATATCACATGTACCACGTGGAGACGATCAGCGCAGAAACCAAACTGCGGGAGGCGGAGCGTCAGGAGGGGCGCGTGAAGGGCCTGTCGGCAGGGAGCCTCGGGGGGGAACCCGTGTTCGGCCTGCGGATAGAGGAACGCCACCAGAGACGCAACGCCGCCCGCAAGATGGAGAAGATGCGAGAGAAGGTACGCAGCTCGGTTCTGCTCTCGCCGGAAGCGCCTGCCAGCGCCCgtctccatctcttcctcctcctcctcctcctttagaGGAAGGCCAAGTACTCGGAGAACAAACTGAAGACCCTGAAGGCGAGGAACGAGTACCTGCTGACGCTGGAGGCCACCAACGCCTCCGTATTTAAATACTACATCCACGACCTGCCTGACATCATCGACGTGAGCAAACACGgatcacaaatacacacacagcgGCTTTTCTGTCTGGTGTTGAAAATGTAACTACAACTCCCAGGATGCATTTCGGCTCATCTTCCAGCCTAGCGATTAGAGTATTGGTTGAAACTTTGGAGCCACGTGTTCGACACAGATTACCATGGGGACCGTTTCTTATTGTAGCAGGAGGGGCTCATGGGATTTGTAGTTTGCTAACAGCTGTGATGAGGCGTTACCTCCATCTTGTCTCAGTGCTGTGACCTAGGGTACCACTCCAGTCTGAGCCGGGCTCTGAGGACCTACCTATCAGCCGAACTGAGCCTTGAAGCCTCCAGGAGGGCGGGGCTGGAGGTGCTGGAGGGCGCCGTGGAGGGCCTAGACCCCGCCCGCGACAGGCAGCGTCTTCTGGGACTCTACCCCACCGCCTTCTGCCCCCCACAACGCTTCGGTTTCCAGGCCCACATGGGCGACACAGTCAGTACAGCAAGAAGTCGAGGCCAGGACACCGAGACTCTGAATAAACTGGATGAtgttccacttcctgtcaggtGACCCAGATTGCCCCCCAGACCCAGGTCCAGGCTGAGCTCACCCTCCGCCTCACTCAGCTCCAGACCCGCCTGGCGTCGCTGAAGATCGAGAACGAAGAGGTGAGAATGGCAGGAAGTCGTATCGTTCTAAAAGCCGTAAAAGAAGACGCCACACGGAGGTTgttctcgtctcctctcctcacctgtccaggtaaaGAAGACCTGGGGGGCCACCCTCAACACCCTGCAGGACATGAACGTGCTCGAGGACTACGACGTGTCCCAGAGCTTCACCCACAGCCCGTCCTCCGAGTCGGTGAAGTCCAGCGTGTCGGACGGCTACCTGAACAAGCCCAGCCTGGCCAAGCGGCGGGCCAACCAGCAGGAGACGGAGCTCTTCTACTTCACCGTGAGGAAGCCCGAGACGCCCGAGGCTCCCGAGGCCTCGCCGGGAGGACCAGGACCAAGACCAAGACGTCCTCCACAGTAACGCTCTGTGTCCCTTTTCTCTGTGTATCCTCAGAAGTTCCGTGAGTATCTGGAGGGGAGTAATCTCATCTCCAAGCTGCAGGCCAAGCACGACATCCTGAAGAAAGCCTTGGCCGACGGTAAGACCCCCGACCCCCGGCCCCCGGGACGCCCCTCCATCCCGGACCGCCGTGTCCTTTCAGCTCGGCTCTCCTTTCTCTTGTCTTCCAGGCTATAAATCGGACCTGCTGACCACCAGGTACCGTCTCGTGTCAAACCGGACATTGTCTCTCCGCGCTGACGAGACTCCTCCCTTAATCTCCTCTTTGTGCTTCGTTGCAGTCGTGGGCGGAAGAACTCCCACAGCAAGCACCAGGTAGCGTCTCGGGTCCCGGGCAGGAAGTGGGTCTCGGGTCccggacaggaagtggacttCCAATGTCATTAAGAtaccaacaacaacaagttcTCTGTGTTTGTAGGACGCAACCAAAGCCATACCCATGCTAGTAGAGAGCTGCGTCCGCTACATCAACCTCCACGGTGAGTAGACCGCCAGCACcgcctgactcctcctcctcggacctcctgactcctcctcctctcgcccaCAGGCCTTCAGCATCAAGGCATATTCCGGGTGTCGGGATCCCAGCTGGAGGTCAACGACATCAAGAACTCCTTCGAGAGAGGTGACGTCGCCACCTGCAGGTCATGTGATCGGTAGCTTCGGGTGGTCGGGGTGCGTTTGAACTCTCCACCCGTCTCCTAGGTAACGACCCGCTGATTGACGAGGAGAGCAACCACGACATCAACTCCGTAGCCGGAGTGTTGAAGCTGTACTTCAGGGGTCTGGAGAACCCGCTGTTCCCCAAGGAGCGCTTCGACGACCTCCTCTCCTGCGTCCGTGAGTCCCGTGGCGCCGGTGGAGACGCTGTCCCCCGCCCCCCGTCCTCAGCGCgtcctcgtctttgtgggtttcTTGCTGCAGGGGTCGACAGCATGTACGAGCGGGCGCAGTGCGTCCGGAAGATCCTCCTGGGCGTCCCGAGGCCGGCGCTGCTGGTGATGCGTTACCTGTTTGCCTTCCTCAACCAGTGAGTGTCCTCGTCCTCGAATCGTCCTCGAATCGTCCCCTCATCACGGCCCTCCTCGAGAACCGAGGAGGTGTTAAAGGTggcgagggaggaggagtgggaggtgCAGGCGTGATCTAACGGTTAAATGTAGCGCCGTGCTTCCTAGCAGGGAAACGAGAACACTTTGATCTCGAGAGAGGCGTGGCCCGACTGGGCCTGGCCCCGCCCATTCTTCTGTGAGCTAGCTGGACCTGTACCGCCTCCTCGTTGTGCTGGTGACGGACCCGAACCATTCCTCTCCCGCAGCCTCTCCCAGTACAGCGACGAGAACATGATGGATGCTGGGAACCTGGCCATCGTGTTCGGCCCCACCCTCCTGCCCACGCCGGACGCCCTGGACCAGGTGGCCTGTCAGGTGCACGTCAATGAGGTCATCAAGACGGTCATCCTGAACCACGACAACATCTTCCCAGACACTGCGGAGCTGCCCGGCCCGGTTTATGAGAAGTGCATGACCGGAGACCAGTACTGGTGAGACTGGGGACACGCCTTTAACCTGCTGGGCCCCGACGCGTGACATCgtcgtgacatcatcacagccaTACAGTGACGCCGCCGTCATCTTTGCGTGGCTTCAGCCTGAATTAGAGCTTAAAATCACGCGAGGATAGAAGCGATGCTACCTGAGCTGGTACCAGACGCCCCtccccctaaccctaaaccccccCCAACAGGTCTTGCATAATTACAAAAGCTGTAATGTAGAAAGCTGCTGGACCGCACGGCGATGTCGTCCCTCTTTACGCCGTGGGGGCGGGGCCTTTTCAACCCGGctgtccaggtgtgtgtttgtttgtctgacgtGACGTAAcctggcagccaatcagaagcctgTATTCCCCTGTTTGCGGCCGACTGGC
This portion of the Brachionichthys hirsutus isolate HB-005 chromosome 22, CSIRO-AGI_Bhir_v1, whole genome shotgun sequence genome encodes:
- the LOC137911002 gene encoding SLIT-ROBO Rho GTPase-activating protein 1-like, giving the protein MSNSNKSKKDKEILAEYESQVKDVRTQLVEQQRCLEQQTEMRVQLLQDLQDFFRKKSEIETEYSRNLEKLAERFMAKTRSTKDHQQYKKDQNLLSPVNCWYLLLNQVRRESKDHATLSDLYLNNVISRLTHISDDSARLLKRSKEILFQLQEDLMKLLNELYTVMKTYHMYHVETISAETKLREAERQEGRVKGLSAGSLGGEPVFGLRIEERHQRRNAARKMEKMREKRKAKYSENKLKTLKARNEYLLTLEATNASVFKYYIHDLPDIIDCCDLGYHSSLSRALRTYLSAELSLEASRRAGLEVLEGAVEGLDPARDRQRLLGLYPTAFCPPQRFGFQAHMGDTVTQIAPQTQVQAELTLRLTQLQTRLASLKIENEEVKKTWGATLNTLQDMNVLEDYDVSQSFTHSPSSESVKSSVSDGYLNKPSLAKRRANQQETELFYFTKFREYLEGSNLISKLQAKHDILKKALADGYKSDLLTTSRGRKNSHSKHQDATKAIPMLVESCVRYINLHGLQHQGIFRVSGSQLEVNDIKNSFERGNDPLIDEESNHDINSVAGVLKLYFRGLENPLFPKERFDDLLSCVRVDSMYERAQCVRKILLGVPRPALLVMRYLFAFLNHLSQYSDENMMDAGNLAIVFGPTLLPTPDALDQVACQVHVNEVIKTVILNHDNIFPDTAELPGPVYEKCMTGDQYCESPFSEPGALEEAEPDGGTETQTSDEESEAVEALARFDYVGRSGRELSFKKGASLQLFQRASHDWWEGRHNGSRGLVPHQYIAVKNRADAASDTPIQKGDSDGGGSSTDDKRSRSELSSPTDVRPPETYGRANNSHRRKRTDGFFRRPLGRSSDAHCLGNGGVMERSSPPVTGHFSPRELLLGRGQGLTPPLDSPERRRRSAAPVTMTVSRHDSLRRPEDTPIRRSSSGQRGFGESHRSGAPDADALAQDIEETVTVALGELRQGCRPAPDVVLDTLDQVNNGPTCSSESPSPHSTPSTPGTPGTPGTPSPLSPLSPISPLPGPPPGPPRPANPSPDTFKPVSAARMGAPLRPPALRPKPVVPPKSSTPPPPPPLDKSCTM